The following are from one region of the Stigmatella ashevillena genome:
- a CDS encoding response regulator, producing MPDPRRILLVEDHVDSREMLEEYLTEQGFTVETAVNGLEALERLRREPPPGVMILDLMMPVMTGWELMERLEEEPQIQRIPVIVVSGAGATRPVPSGILASIPKPLDLQVLMETLAQVWPRSRRTASGGR from the coding sequence ATGCCGGACCCCCGCCGCATCCTCCTCGTCGAGGACCATGTCGACAGCCGCGAAATGCTGGAGGAGTACCTGACCGAACAGGGCTTCACGGTGGAGACCGCCGTCAACGGCCTCGAGGCGCTGGAGCGGCTGAGGCGGGAGCCCCCCCCCGGGGTGATGATCCTGGACCTGATGATGCCGGTGATGACGGGGTGGGAGCTGATGGAGCGCCTGGAGGAGGAACCGCAGATCCAGCGCATTCCGGTCATTGTCGTCTCGGGCGCGGGCGCCACGCGTCCGGTGCCCTCCGGCATCCTCGCCTCCATCCCCAAGCCCCTGGACTTGCAGGTGCTGATGGAAACTCTCGCCCAGGTATGGCCTCGGAGTCGGCGGACGGCGTCCGGCGGGCGCTGA
- a CDS encoding serine/threonine-protein kinase: MSSPPTEPHPPQVLLRSGHTSYEFVQWLGPARHGELILVRRRYGVAFGGYAVIKRPSPTGSEEARRRLVEEARVTSQLSHPNILAILPLKDSEDAPLLLLEHVPKHRLEAVLAASERARQPLSEAFACYVVAEVAEALHHAHSLTDEHGRALGIVHRDVTPHNLLISEHGAVKLLEFGAAWSRLSGRLGSEGSEWQGSLAYAAPELAQGIALDARADQFSLGIVLLQLLTGKHLFEGAEAFDARQRQALPPDAAQRQCAQELLGRIRNYSKADREAATRAVPEALRATVHRALAPDPGDRFLSCAHLADALREHLRVTGQHFGRQEALAELVTLHYVALRVESGEDPGDALQERLLPEQSQQGPRTPASQRAARPRGLPRRR, translated from the coding sequence ATGTCATCCCCGCCCACCGAGCCCCACCCGCCCCAGGTGTTGCTGCGGTCCGGGCACACGTCTTACGAATTCGTCCAGTGGTTGGGACCGGCCCGCCATGGCGAGCTGATCCTCGTGCGCCGCCGGTATGGCGTGGCCTTTGGCGGCTACGCCGTCATCAAGCGCCCCTCGCCGACTGGCAGCGAGGAGGCGCGGCGTCGGCTGGTGGAGGAAGCCCGCGTCACCTCACAGCTGAGCCACCCCAACATCCTGGCCATCCTCCCGCTCAAGGACTCGGAGGACGCGCCCCTCCTGCTGCTGGAGCACGTGCCGAAACACCGGCTGGAGGCGGTGCTGGCCGCCTCGGAACGGGCCCGGCAGCCCCTCTCGGAGGCCTTCGCCTGCTACGTGGTGGCGGAGGTGGCCGAGGCCCTCCACCACGCCCACTCGCTCACCGACGAGCACGGGCGCGCGCTGGGCATCGTCCACCGCGACGTGACGCCCCACAACCTCCTCATCAGCGAGCACGGGGCGGTGAAGCTGCTGGAGTTCGGCGCGGCCTGGTCCCGGCTGTCCGGGCGCCTGGGCAGCGAGGGCTCCGAGTGGCAGGGCAGCCTGGCCTACGCCGCCCCCGAGCTCGCACAGGGCATCGCCCTGGATGCGCGCGCGGATCAATTCTCCCTGGGCATCGTCCTGCTCCAACTGCTCACCGGCAAGCACCTCTTCGAGGGGGCCGAGGCCTTCGACGCGCGGCAGCGGCAGGCCCTTCCGCCCGATGCCGCCCAGCGCCAATGCGCCCAGGAGCTGCTCGGGCGCATCCGGAACTACTCCAAGGCAGACCGGGAGGCGGCCACGCGCGCGGTGCCCGAGGCCCTGCGCGCCACCGTGCACCGCGCGCTCGCGCCCGACCCGGGGGATCGCTTCCTCTCCTGCGCCCACCTGGCCGACGCGCTGCGCGAGCACCTGCGCGTCACCGGACAGCACTTCGGCCGCCAGGAGGCTCTGGCGGAGCTGGTGACGCTCCACTACGTCGCCCTGCGCGTGGAGTCGGGGGAGGATCCAGGCGACGCGCTCCAGGAACGCCTGCTTCCCGAGCAATCGCAGCAAGGCCCGCGCACACCGGCCAGCCAGCGGGCCGCCCGGCCTCGGGGCCTCCCGCGCCGGCGCTGA
- a CDS encoding TonB-dependent receptor domain-containing protein, producing MGGSWGRLCGVWLVLQAWGAFAQERPGGTPDAGLPVPTEVELHRTDAGFALEAPPPGDAGTEPVFVPPSLREDSPARYPPELAAEQVMGSVRLELLVDEAGEVESATLVEGVHPLLNEAALHAAPGLRFVPATLDGQPVPVRLGFEYRFEAPRLEAVPAGDGGTGPALAPVTLKGLVRAKGNRRPLPGAVLVSEAAPDAPVETDVAGRFEARWPPGPQWVRVTSPGHKPLGFKENVRPGETLEVVYGLEPLVLNPYETVVRGDRERTEVSRVTLHDAELREVPGTLGDPFRVVMLLPGVGSMLSGVAYPVVRGSQPSSTGYFLDGVRVPILFHLFLGPAVLHPDFIDTIDFYPGTPPPQYGRLMGGAINGRLSRPRDDRVHGSVYADFINAGFFIEYPFQSTGTNVSLAGRYSYTPWVVAIAANAIQDPPPPGRKNDKLVLDFWDYQARVEQKVGRGQTRLFAFGSSDTFGEEAQDALGSTALQTILFHRVDLRHQHPLGPGQLEAGVTWGLDRLGVVSRDPDERTEFHVDNLTFSARARYDMKVSERLSLRAGADLDHTRANVQAFFPETDDDGVTRDRVIDAPVSLGLFTGAYGELLWQPAERWTVVPGLRLDNYHLSPRINRFAVEPRLSVRHALMEDLTLKAGAGLFHQAPTTLISLPVVDVAGLEYGLQQGLQFSLGAEWRGWEAFEVGLDVYVNPMLRTVELTPFSGDSFDEDDIRDPVDDDDDVGRPELPDLTRHGLAYGLEVLIRRPLGGAWFGWLSYTLQRSTRFTRFTRHDAQGSELGEVEKNLPFVFDQTHILNLVVSRKFGSNWTLGGVVHFNTGRPEAGQLGSQTQREGVVDGRPGWVEVDRDQVDRLPSFFRFDVRLSRSWAYETFTLEAYLDMLNVTIRKEVVGFDYLGGFGRPLVKEAIGVPVVLPILGVKGRY from the coding sequence ATGGGCGGCTCCTGGGGCCGCTTGTGCGGGGTGTGGCTCGTGCTCCAGGCTTGGGGGGCCTTCGCCCAGGAGCGTCCGGGTGGCACGCCCGACGCGGGATTGCCCGTGCCCACGGAGGTGGAGCTCCACCGCACGGATGCGGGCTTCGCCCTGGAGGCCCCACCGCCCGGCGATGCGGGGACGGAGCCTGTCTTTGTGCCCCCGTCGCTGCGGGAGGACTCGCCCGCCCGGTACCCGCCCGAGCTTGCCGCGGAGCAAGTCATGGGCTCGGTCCGGCTGGAGTTGCTGGTGGACGAGGCGGGCGAGGTGGAGTCCGCCACGCTGGTAGAGGGCGTGCACCCGCTGCTGAACGAGGCCGCGCTGCACGCCGCCCCGGGCCTGCGCTTCGTCCCGGCCACCTTGGATGGGCAGCCCGTGCCGGTGCGCCTGGGCTTCGAGTACCGCTTCGAGGCCCCGCGCCTGGAAGCGGTACCGGCAGGGGATGGGGGCACGGGCCCGGCGCTCGCCCCCGTCACCCTCAAGGGGTTGGTCCGCGCCAAGGGCAACCGTCGGCCGCTGCCCGGCGCGGTGCTGGTGTCCGAGGCTGCGCCGGACGCGCCCGTGGAGACGGATGTCGCGGGGCGCTTCGAGGCGCGCTGGCCCCCAGGCCCGCAGTGGGTGCGGGTGACGAGCCCGGGACACAAGCCCCTCGGCTTCAAGGAGAACGTGCGTCCGGGCGAGACGCTGGAGGTGGTGTATGGGCTGGAGCCGCTGGTGCTCAACCCGTACGAGACGGTGGTGCGCGGGGACCGGGAGCGCACCGAGGTGTCGCGCGTCACGCTGCACGACGCGGAGCTGCGCGAGGTGCCGGGCACCCTGGGAGACCCTTTCCGCGTGGTGATGCTGCTGCCGGGCGTGGGCAGCATGCTGTCCGGGGTGGCGTACCCGGTGGTGCGCGGCAGCCAGCCATCCTCCACGGGTTACTTCCTGGATGGGGTCCGCGTTCCCATCCTCTTCCACCTCTTCCTGGGCCCGGCCGTCCTTCACCCGGACTTCATCGACACCATCGACTTCTATCCCGGCACGCCCCCGCCCCAGTACGGGCGGCTGATGGGAGGGGCCATCAATGGCCGGCTGAGCCGCCCCCGGGACGACCGCGTCCATGGCAGCGTCTACGCGGACTTCATCAACGCGGGCTTCTTCATCGAGTACCCCTTCCAGTCCACGGGCACCAATGTCTCGCTGGCCGGGCGCTACTCGTACACCCCGTGGGTCGTCGCCATCGCGGCCAACGCCATTCAGGATCCGCCGCCGCCCGGCCGGAAGAACGACAAGCTGGTGTTGGACTTCTGGGACTACCAGGCGCGCGTGGAGCAGAAGGTGGGCCGCGGGCAGACGCGCCTGTTCGCGTTCGGCTCCTCGGACACCTTCGGCGAGGAGGCCCAGGATGCCCTGGGGTCCACGGCGCTTCAGACCATCCTCTTCCACCGGGTGGACTTGCGGCACCAGCACCCCCTGGGCCCTGGCCAGCTGGAGGCGGGGGTGACGTGGGGCCTGGACCGGCTGGGGGTGGTCAGCCGGGATCCCGACGAGCGCACGGAGTTCCACGTCGACAACCTGACGTTCTCGGCGCGGGCCCGCTACGACATGAAGGTGTCCGAGCGGCTGTCGCTGCGCGCCGGCGCGGACCTGGACCACACCCGCGCCAACGTGCAGGCCTTCTTCCCCGAGACGGATGATGACGGCGTCACCCGGGACCGGGTCATCGACGCGCCCGTGTCGCTGGGCCTCTTCACGGGGGCGTACGGCGAGCTGCTGTGGCAGCCTGCGGAGCGGTGGACGGTGGTGCCCGGCCTGCGGCTGGACAACTACCACCTGTCGCCTCGCATCAACCGCTTCGCCGTGGAGCCCCGGCTCAGCGTCCGGCATGCGCTGATGGAGGACCTGACGCTCAAGGCCGGCGCGGGGCTGTTCCACCAGGCGCCCACCACGCTCATCAGCCTGCCCGTGGTGGACGTGGCCGGGCTGGAGTACGGCCTGCAGCAGGGGCTCCAGTTCTCCCTGGGCGCGGAGTGGCGCGGGTGGGAGGCGTTCGAGGTGGGCCTGGATGTCTACGTCAACCCGATGCTGCGCACGGTGGAGTTGACGCCCTTCTCGGGGGACTCATTCGACGAGGATGACATCAGAGACCCGGTGGATGACGACGACGATGTCGGCCGGCCGGAGCTGCCGGACCTCACCCGCCATGGCCTGGCGTATGGGCTGGAGGTGCTCATCCGGCGTCCCCTGGGGGGCGCGTGGTTCGGCTGGCTCTCGTACACCTTGCAGCGCAGCACGCGCTTCACGCGCTTCACACGCCACGATGCCCAGGGCAGCGAGCTGGGAGAGGTGGAGAAGAACCTGCCCTTCGTCTTCGATCAGACCCACATCCTCAACCTGGTGGTCAGCCGCAAGTTCGGCAGCAACTGGACGCTGGGGGGCGTGGTGCACTTCAACACCGGGCGGCCCGAGGCGGGGCAGCTGGGCAGCCAGACCCAGCGCGAGGGCGTCGTCGATGGTCGGCCGGGTTGGGTGGAGGTGGACCGCGACCAGGTGGACCGGCTTCCGTCCTTCTTCCGGTTCGATGTGCGGCTGTCCAGGTCCTGGGCCTACGAGACGTTCACCCTCGAGGCGTACCTGGACATGCTCAACGTGACCATCCGCAAGGAGGTGGTGGGGTTCGACTACCTGGGGGGCTTTGGTCGGCCGTTGGTCAAGGAGGCGATCGGGGTTCCCGTGGTGTTGCCCATCCTGGGGGTCAAAGGCCGCTACTGA
- a CDS encoding PAS domain S-box protein — MSHRLADFLRHHRDAILEAWEAEVRELPAARALSQVALRDHLPLLLEAIADMMVQAAPAHVEDALGSVPDVHALERLGEGFDLRQVVTEYRLLRRCVLRLWAAQGIEAALDATAVFHDAVDEAVTASVTRYMRARERTFQALDSISAAAIGSPDVSTFLPRLLQVLQETVQVVDAVVVLVREGDELRVESAVGLRVEKNLRVRVGEGLAGKVAATRQPLLVHEPATGPPRLAPVLLENGLRAVYGVPLLLEGTLLGVALMGSRTSQEFSGEDLLLFRTMAARTTSMLARAHAHAREQAARAESEQSRVRLRASEERRKRWEEIFTHLGVGVVLIRVQDGLLEDVNPAFARMHGFTREELVGRPLEDTVAPESRGALVRHMGVADSKPHHEYESIHLRKDGSRFPVLTHVTSFRDEAGQVVQRACAFLDITQRRVAEAERQRLLADMEAERSRLAAVLDQLPAGVILAEAPQGRQVLGNRQVERLLGAPFTPAESLGEYGAYTGFHLDGRPYRPEEWPLARSLLQGEVVEGEELDMQRADGTRVSVLASSAPIRNREGTILAGVLAFVDVTPLRRAEAAARQAAEFGGKLIGIVSHDLRNPLNAIHLSVTQLLHSEALPPREQRAAVRIAKAGERMKRMIEELLDFTRGRLGGGIPIQRQPGDLRAVVRQGVEELEAAWPERQVLLQVEPGRYEGEWDAGRLVQVVSNLGGNALQYSPAESPITFRLEDAGEAVVLEVHNLGTPIPSEALPHLFDPFRRAVSQGNGLGLGLYIVEQVVKGHQGHLSVASQAQEGTTFRVRLPRHVPQAPAGRR, encoded by the coding sequence GTGTCGCATCGGCTGGCAGACTTTTTGCGCCATCACCGGGACGCCATCTTGGAGGCGTGGGAGGCGGAGGTCCGGGAGCTTCCCGCCGCCCGTGCCCTGTCCCAGGTCGCGCTCAGAGACCATCTGCCCCTGCTGCTGGAGGCCATCGCGGACATGATGGTCCAGGCCGCCCCGGCCCATGTGGAAGATGCCCTCGGCAGCGTGCCGGATGTGCACGCCCTGGAGCGGCTGGGCGAGGGCTTTGATCTGCGGCAGGTGGTGACGGAGTACCGGCTGTTGCGCCGGTGTGTGCTGCGGTTGTGGGCCGCCCAGGGCATCGAGGCCGCCCTGGACGCCACGGCCGTCTTCCACGATGCCGTGGACGAGGCGGTGACCGCCTCCGTCACCCGCTACATGCGCGCCCGGGAGCGCACCTTTCAGGCGCTGGACAGCATCTCCGCCGCGGCCATTGGCAGTCCGGATGTTTCCACCTTCCTGCCTCGGCTTCTCCAGGTGTTGCAGGAGACGGTGCAGGTGGTGGACGCGGTGGTGGTGCTGGTGCGCGAAGGGGACGAGCTCCGGGTGGAGAGCGCAGTGGGGCTCCGCGTGGAGAAGAACCTGCGGGTCCGCGTGGGCGAGGGGCTGGCCGGTAAGGTGGCCGCCACCCGCCAGCCCCTGCTCGTGCATGAGCCTGCCACGGGCCCCCCGCGGCTCGCCCCCGTGTTGCTCGAGAACGGCCTGCGGGCCGTCTACGGGGTGCCCTTGTTGCTGGAGGGGACGTTGCTGGGGGTGGCGCTCATGGGCAGCCGCACCAGCCAGGAGTTCTCCGGAGAAGACTTGCTGCTCTTCCGCACCATGGCGGCGCGCACCACCTCCATGTTGGCCCGGGCCCATGCCCATGCGCGGGAGCAGGCGGCCCGCGCCGAGTCCGAGCAGTCCCGGGTCCGGCTTCGCGCCAGCGAGGAGCGGCGCAAGCGCTGGGAGGAGATCTTCACCCACCTGGGTGTGGGGGTGGTGCTCATCCGCGTGCAGGACGGGCTCCTGGAGGATGTGAACCCGGCCTTCGCGCGGATGCATGGCTTTACCCGCGAGGAGCTCGTGGGGCGGCCGCTGGAGGACACCGTTGCCCCCGAGTCACGCGGCGCCCTGGTCCGGCACATGGGGGTGGCGGACTCCAAGCCCCATCACGAGTACGAGTCCATCCACCTGCGCAAGGATGGCAGCCGCTTTCCCGTCCTCACCCACGTCACGTCCTTCCGCGACGAGGCGGGCCAGGTGGTGCAGCGCGCGTGCGCCTTCCTGGACATCACCCAGCGCCGCGTCGCGGAGGCCGAGCGTCAGCGGCTGCTGGCCGACATGGAGGCCGAGCGCTCCCGGCTCGCCGCGGTGCTGGATCAGCTTCCCGCCGGCGTCATCCTGGCCGAGGCCCCTCAGGGTCGGCAGGTGCTGGGCAACCGGCAAGTGGAGCGGCTTCTGGGAGCCCCCTTTACCCCGGCCGAGAGTCTCGGAGAGTACGGCGCCTATACCGGCTTTCATTTGGATGGACGGCCCTACCGGCCCGAGGAGTGGCCCCTGGCGCGCTCGTTGCTCCAGGGCGAGGTGGTGGAGGGGGAGGAGCTCGACATGCAGCGCGCGGATGGCACCCGCGTCAGCGTGCTGGCCTCCAGCGCGCCCATCCGGAACCGGGAGGGCACCATCCTCGCGGGCGTCCTGGCGTTCGTGGACGTGACGCCGCTGCGCCGCGCGGAGGCCGCCGCGCGCCAGGCCGCCGAGTTCGGCGGGAAGCTCATCGGCATCGTCAGCCACGATCTGCGAAACCCCCTCAACGCCATCCACCTGTCCGTCACCCAGTTGCTGCACAGCGAAGCCCTGCCGCCCCGGGAGCAGCGCGCCGCGGTTCGCATCGCCAAGGCCGGGGAGCGGATGAAGCGGATGATCGAAGAGTTGCTGGATTTCACCCGGGGGCGCCTGGGCGGGGGCATCCCCATTCAGCGCCAGCCGGGGGATCTGCGCGCCGTGGTGCGCCAGGGGGTGGAGGAACTGGAGGCAGCTTGGCCGGAGCGCCAGGTGCTCTTGCAGGTGGAGCCCGGGCGTTACGAGGGCGAGTGGGACGCGGGACGGCTCGTGCAGGTGGTGAGCAACCTGGGAGGCAACGCGCTCCAGTACAGTCCTGCCGAGTCTCCCATCACCTTCCGGCTCGAGGACGCCGGGGAGGCGGTGGTGCTGGAGGTGCACAACCTGGGGACGCCGATTCCATCCGAGGCCCTTCCGCACCTGTTTGATCCCTTCCGCCGCGCCGTCTCGCAGGGCAACGGCCTGGGGCTGGGGCTCTACATCGTCGAGCAGGTGGTGAAGGGGCACCAGGGCCACCTGTCGGTGGCCTCCCAAGCGCAGGAGGGCACCACCTTCCGGGTGCGCCTGCCCCGCCACGTGCCCCAGGCACCTGCCGGGCGGAGATGA
- a CDS encoding helix-turn-helix transcriptional regulator encodes MAPRGSGAVTVTPVQPDTVRKLRGVRPNLKGSTASASPKHRGARRKGPLLPQSVRRMEKRLSTTVGEASRQARMRAGLTQADVAERIGVATEVYGRMERGKMLPSVSTLLRLCVVLRSGPDEMMGLAPMHGSPERSPWASEVPAGLDDTPEMRRVLRTLRRLNRSQLKLMYLVAAAILTRH; translated from the coding sequence ATGGCCCCACGTGGAAGTGGGGCCGTCACCGTGACTCCTGTTCAGCCCGACACCGTGCGCAAACTTCGAGGGGTGCGACCCAACCTGAAAGGTTCTACGGCCTCGGCTTCTCCGAAGCACCGGGGAGCTCGCCGCAAGGGCCCCTTGTTGCCTCAGTCCGTGCGCAGGATGGAGAAGCGCCTGTCGACGACGGTGGGGGAGGCCTCCCGGCAGGCCCGGATGCGCGCGGGGTTGACGCAGGCGGATGTGGCCGAGCGCATTGGCGTGGCCACCGAGGTGTATGGGCGGATGGAGCGGGGGAAGATGTTGCCCAGCGTCTCGACGTTGCTGCGCTTGTGCGTGGTGCTGCGCAGCGGGCCCGATGAGATGATGGGGCTGGCGCCCATGCACGGCTCGCCGGAGCGCTCTCCCTGGGCCAGCGAGGTGCCTGCGGGGCTCGATGACACACCGGAGATGCGTCGGGTGCTGCGCACTTTGCGGCGGCTGAACCGGTCCCAGCTCAAGCTGATGTATCTGGTGGCCGCCGCCATCCTCACGCGCCATTGA
- a CDS encoding serine/threonine protein kinase has protein sequence MTTDILHPDKLGPGSSVGPWNILELLGAGGFGRVFKAEQDGKLYALKMATRLPGQKAPGEEDIDGRCQREATALRERTPHPNLPCLHAVGRWPDAEQGFLYIVTEYVDGWRFHDWREAVHPTAAQLVDVVLEIVRVVAELHKAGIHHRDLNAHNILIRREDGRPCLLDFGSARLPGVTTLTKGLPPVALPVLPPEALRHACAHGETARFDGGATADLYAIGVLLYQALTDGYPFNPKLSLERLATVIMLRSPRPPHRVNPKVPESLSAITLKLLSKRPEDRFASAESLFQALWEAAKERTSSTWKVPLDLPESGPAPMTEEEHAERQRDEEKNLQAAWDQEQEQAEEDSTDTEPPQQKQRVQKAVKTTMACALLISAMALAWWMVRVPQGMPAEPSPIQQKGQEVALLEKPPEAETPMPSKEPVPVKTPKNASKPSPPQRDKGTVGKALAIAACTALAGCPGAQVYPKAYPEPCPAGALETMKKLNIRIGETGYAAFFPVGGVRKINVQEGWTSVRLIGRKLGDLPTGTVLSGRLIFGNRVYGRLTQAHFQGQDIPICVEMRDVEERGRGLIREANDDPNAVTVYSTLGFKTVSTFE, from the coding sequence GTGACGACGGACATCCTCCACCCGGACAAGCTGGGGCCCGGCAGCAGCGTGGGGCCCTGGAACATCCTGGAGCTGCTGGGCGCGGGCGGCTTCGGACGCGTCTTCAAGGCCGAGCAGGACGGGAAGCTCTACGCGCTGAAGATGGCCACGCGCCTGCCGGGCCAGAAGGCGCCCGGAGAAGAGGACATCGACGGCCGGTGCCAGCGGGAAGCCACCGCCCTGCGCGAGCGCACCCCGCATCCGAATCTGCCCTGCCTCCATGCCGTGGGACGGTGGCCCGATGCAGAGCAGGGCTTCCTCTACATCGTCACGGAGTACGTGGACGGCTGGCGCTTCCACGACTGGCGCGAGGCGGTGCATCCCACGGCGGCCCAGCTGGTGGATGTGGTGCTGGAAATCGTCCGTGTGGTGGCGGAACTGCACAAGGCAGGCATCCATCACCGGGACCTCAACGCCCACAACATCCTCATCCGCCGGGAGGACGGGCGGCCCTGCCTGCTGGACTTCGGCAGCGCGCGCCTCCCGGGGGTGACGACGCTGACAAAGGGTCTCCCCCCGGTGGCCCTGCCCGTCCTGCCTCCGGAAGCCCTGCGGCACGCCTGCGCCCACGGGGAGACAGCGCGCTTCGATGGGGGGGCCACCGCAGACCTCTATGCGATCGGCGTGCTGCTCTATCAGGCACTCACAGACGGGTACCCCTTCAACCCGAAGCTCTCCCTGGAGCGACTGGCCACGGTCATCATGCTGCGCTCGCCACGCCCGCCACACCGGGTGAATCCCAAGGTTCCCGAGAGCCTGAGTGCCATCACCCTGAAGCTGCTGTCGAAGCGGCCCGAGGACCGGTTCGCGAGCGCGGAGAGCCTGTTCCAGGCACTGTGGGAAGCCGCCAAGGAGCGCACATCGAGCACCTGGAAGGTCCCGCTGGATCTACCTGAGAGTGGCCCCGCCCCCATGACGGAGGAGGAGCACGCGGAGCGCCAGCGCGACGAGGAGAAAAACCTCCAAGCAGCCTGGGACCAGGAGCAGGAGCAGGCCGAGGAAGACTCGACGGACACGGAGCCTCCGCAGCAGAAGCAACGGGTCCAAAAAGCCGTGAAGACAACCATGGCGTGCGCACTGCTGATAAGCGCCATGGCCTTGGCATGGTGGATGGTCCGCGTGCCCCAAGGCATGCCTGCGGAACCTTCCCCCATACAGCAGAAGGGGCAGGAAGTGGCGCTCTTGGAGAAGCCACCAGAAGCTGAAACACCCATGCCCTCCAAGGAACCGGTCCCCGTGAAGACACCGAAGAATGCCAGCAAGCCGTCCCCCCCACAGAGAGACAAAGGCACCGTCGGCAAGGCACTCGCCATCGCAGCCTGCACCGCGCTGGCCGGCTGTCCCGGAGCACAGGTGTACCCCAAGGCCTATCCAGAACCCTGCCCAGCCGGAGCCTTGGAGACCATGAAGAAACTCAATATCCGGATCGGAGAGACAGGCTACGCGGCGTTCTTCCCCGTTGGAGGGGTCCGCAAAATCAACGTCCAGGAGGGATGGACGTCGGTCAGGCTCATTGGCCGAAAACTTGGGGATTTACCCACAGGTACCGTTCTATCGGGTCGGCTCATCTTCGGCAACCGTGTCTACGGCCGACTCACGCAAGCACATTTTCAAGGCCAGGATATTCCCATATGCGTGGAGATGAGAGACGTCGAGGAGCGCGGACGTGGACTCATCCGTGAAGCCAATGACGACCCCAATGCTGTCACGGTCTACTCAACCCTGGGATTCAAGACCGTGAGCACCTTCGAATGA
- a CDS encoding response regulator: MTVHRLLVVEDDPSWQRRLEDVAHSEGCDVTLVSDGEEALKRLSGDSQPRPHLVVLDLLLPRMDGWEVYGRMRVDQQLRTIPVLMLSSTTAQDPKLGGIVGFLHKTPSPEPVIHQFRERLRGFTEPAVEPPSVGTYAVRLTEDTSILLHSLPPSLRHAVRLHMYRAAELLRTGLPMMSTWLMALPGDPPSLLVTVEGVRMVLEIDEAACTLTATSLIIPTYLPRM, from the coding sequence ATGACCGTACACCGGCTGCTCGTCGTCGAGGACGATCCTTCCTGGCAGAGGCGCTTGGAAGACGTCGCACACTCCGAGGGGTGTGACGTCACCCTGGTGTCCGACGGAGAGGAAGCACTGAAGCGGCTGAGCGGTGACTCCCAACCCCGGCCCCACCTCGTCGTGCTGGATCTGCTCCTGCCCCGGATGGACGGGTGGGAGGTGTACGGACGGATGCGCGTGGATCAACAACTGCGCACCATCCCCGTGCTGATGCTCTCGTCGACGACCGCCCAGGACCCGAAGCTGGGGGGCATCGTAGGCTTCCTGCACAAGACGCCCTCGCCCGAGCCGGTCATCCACCAGTTCCGGGAACGGCTGCGCGGGTTCACCGAGCCCGCCGTGGAACCGCCGTCCGTGGGCACCTACGCGGTGCGCCTCACGGAGGACACGTCCATCTTGCTGCACTCGCTGCCTCCGTCGCTGCGCCACGCGGTGCGTCTGCACATGTACCGCGCGGCGGAGCTGCTCCGGACCGGGCTGCCGATGATGTCCACCTGGCTCATGGCGCTGCCCGGAGATCCCCCCTCGCTGCTGGTGACGGTGGAGGGGGTGCGGATGGTGCTCGAGATCGACGAGGCGGCATGCACGCTCACCGCGACCTCGCTGATCATCCCGACCTACCTGCCTCGCATGTAG